The bacterium genome contains a region encoding:
- a CDS encoding acetyltransferase: protein MLPEKKEKIVIWGASGHAMVIADIVRLCGCYELVGFLDDYNPARAGEIMCGAHVLGGREQLEGLHAQSVKFIAFGFGNCSAKAGAADIAREKGFELATLIHPSAIIAQETHIGAGAVICAGAVIGPSCNIGESVIINTSASVDHECTVGDCTHICPGVHIAGRVSVGNSSWIGIGTSVADGVTIGERTLIGAGSVVVKNIGSGVVAYGVPARAVRKCEESF from the coding sequence ATGTTGCCTGAAAAAAAAGAGAAGATAGTCATATGGGGCGCTTCCGGGCATGCGATGGTTATTGCAGACATCGTGCGCCTGTGCGGCTGCTATGAATTGGTTGGTTTCCTGGATGATTATAATCCGGCTCGTGCTGGTGAGATTATGTGCGGTGCGCATGTTCTGGGCGGCAGGGAGCAACTGGAGGGCCTGCATGCGCAGTCGGTAAAGTTTATCGCATTTGGGTTCGGTAATTGCTCTGCCAAGGCCGGTGCTGCCGATATTGCTCGCGAAAAGGGCTTTGAGCTTGCGACACTGATTCACCCGAGTGCAATAATAGCGCAGGAGACCCATATTGGGGCAGGTGCGGTCATATGCGCGGGCGCAGTGATAGGTCCATCGTGCAATATTGGCGAGAGTGTGATAATAAACACCTCGGCAAGTGTCGATCATGAATGCACGGTCGGTGATTGCACGCACATATGCCCAGGAGTTCATATCGCCGGGCGTGTAAGTGTTGGGAATTCGTCCTGGATAGGAATAGGTACATCTGTTGCCGACGGTGTAACAATTGGTGAGCGTACGTTGATAGGCGCGGGCTCGGTAGTGGTGAAGAATATCGGTTCGGGTGTAGTAGCATATGGTGTTCCTGCGCGGGCAGTGCGCAAGTGCGAGGAGAGTTTTTGA
- a CDS encoding ABC transporter ATP-binding protein translates to MSTAVNIENIGKRYIIGHQRASGTLRDAVTDAFHRIISSRKKGSMLPASKEEFWALKDVSFDIEQGDRVAIIGRNGAGKSTLLKVISRITEPTTGRIGINGRVASLLEVGTGFHPELTGRENIYLNGAILGMTKSEINRKYDEIVAFSEIEKFIDTPVKRYSSGMYVRLAFAVAAHLEPEILVIDEVLAVGDAQFQKKCLGKMGDVSREGRTILFVSHNMTAVQTLCNRAVWLDGGAVRTIGEAGTVASKYLQTSVSSVAKQVWDDMSGAPGNDKVRIRSVSVRPESSDSDCSLVINKPIILEFEYWNNQPGAYLNLSLHIYNEDGIIVFNTLPEDEPNWHGKPFPRGLFRSTCIIPADLLNDGMHRVEALVVQDQCNVIYKAQDVLVFDVGDDISRRGSWHGKFPGAVRPRMEWHTDLIESANLDVDQLREPQIDVA, encoded by the coding sequence TTGAGCACAGCAGTAAATATTGAGAACATAGGCAAGAGATACATTATCGGTCATCAAAGGGCATCGGGCACATTGCGCGATGCGGTCACCGACGCCTTTCACAGGATAATATCCAGCCGCAAAAAAGGCTCCATGCTCCCGGCCTCCAAAGAGGAGTTTTGGGCGCTCAAGGACGTATCTTTTGACATAGAGCAGGGTGACCGTGTCGCAATTATCGGGCGCAATGGCGCGGGCAAATCGACCCTGCTCAAGGTGATAAGTCGCATTACAGAGCCGACAACCGGTCGCATAGGCATAAATGGTCGAGTAGCCAGTCTACTGGAGGTGGGCACCGGCTTTCACCCAGAACTCACTGGCCGGGAGAACATCTATCTCAACGGTGCGATCCTGGGCATGACAAAATCAGAGATCAACCGCAAATATGATGAGATCGTAGCGTTTTCTGAGATCGAGAAGTTTATCGACACGCCGGTCAAGCGGTATTCCTCAGGGATGTATGTACGTCTTGCGTTTGCGGTTGCAGCTCATCTGGAGCCTGAGATTCTTGTAATCGATGAAGTGTTGGCGGTTGGCGACGCTCAGTTTCAGAAGAAGTGTTTAGGCAAGATGGGGGATGTTTCTCGTGAAGGCCGCACGATCCTCTTTGTCAGCCACAATATGACCGCCGTGCAGACGCTGTGCAATCGTGCGGTATGGCTTGATGGGGGAGCAGTCAGAACAATTGGTGAGGCCGGCACTGTGGCTTCCAAATATCTTCAGACATCCGTCTCATCGGTTGCAAAGCAGGTTTGGGATGATATGTCCGGTGCTCCCGGAAATGACAAGGTGCGCATCAGGAGTGTGAGTGTCAGGCCGGAGAGCTCCGATTCGGATTGCTCGCTTGTAATAAACAAACCGATTATATTGGAGTTCGAGTATTGGAATAACCAGCCGGGCGCTTATTTGAATCTCAGCCTGCATATTTATAATGAGGACGGCATTATAGTTTTCAACACATTGCCCGAGGACGAGCCAAATTGGCATGGTAAGCCGTTCCCTCGTGGTCTTTTCCGCAGCACATGCATAATTCCAGCGGACCTGTTGAATGACGGCATGCACCGTGTTGAGGCGCTTGTTGTGCAGGATCAGTGTAATGTCATATACAAAGCGCAGGATGTGCTCGTCTTCGATGTGGGTGATGACATAAGCCGAAGAGGCAGTTGGCATGGCAAGTTTCCTGGTGCCGTGAGGCCGCGTATGGAGTGGCATACCGACCTCATCGAGTCTGCGAATTTAGATGTAGACCAACTCAGAGAGCCGCAAATTGATGTTGCCTGA
- a CDS encoding ABC transporter permease, producing the protein MQQVVDKTDGKHKHGSFSLVIESGRTEHHYWRDLWSYRELFFFLSWRDILVRYKQTAIGIAWSILRPFLTMVVCTVVFGRLGKMPSNGVPYPILVFAALLPWQMFAGAFASCSTSVVSNAQLISKIYFPRMIVPASAVIVNLVDFLISFAILVVLMAYYHFMPDWRFALLPLFTVMAVLTAFGVGLWVAALNVRYRDFQHVVPFVVQFGLYVSPVGFSSSVVPDKWRLLYSVNPMVGVIDGFRWAILGGKSDLYMPGFILSIVLVGLLLIGGIRYFRKTEKTFADII; encoded by the coding sequence ATGCAGCAAGTGGTTGATAAAACTGATGGAAAGCACAAACATGGTAGTTTCAGTCTGGTAATCGAGTCGGGACGGACTGAACACCATTACTGGCGCGATCTGTGGTCTTATCGAGAGCTTTTCTTTTTCCTTTCGTGGCGCGATATCTTAGTCCGGTATAAACAGACGGCCATAGGTATTGCATGGAGTATCTTACGTCCTTTTCTGACCATGGTGGTCTGCACAGTGGTGTTTGGCCGTCTTGGGAAGATGCCCTCTAATGGCGTTCCATATCCAATATTGGTTTTTGCTGCTCTGCTGCCCTGGCAGATGTTTGCCGGAGCATTTGCTTCGTGCAGTACAAGTGTTGTAAGCAATGCCCAGCTTATATCCAAGATATATTTTCCTCGCATGATTGTGCCTGCGAGTGCTGTCATAGTAAACCTTGTTGACTTCCTTATATCGTTCGCCATTCTGGTAGTTCTGATGGCATATTACCATTTCATGCCCGATTGGCGTTTTGCATTGCTCCCGCTTTTTACCGTCATGGCAGTTCTTACGGCGTTTGGCGTGGGGTTATGGGTAGCAGCGCTGAATGTGCGTTATAGAGATTTCCAGCATGTAGTGCCGTTTGTGGTGCAGTTTGGTCTTTATGTGTCGCCGGTAGGTTTCAGCAGCAGTGTAGTTCCTGATAAATGGCGCTTACTTTATTCTGTTAACCCAATGGTTGGGGTTATTGATGGTTTTCGGTGGGCGATTTTGGGCGGAAAGTCAGATTTATATATGCCTGGTTTTATTTTGTCGATTGTTCTGGTTGGGCTATTACTTATAGGCGGCATCCGATATTTTAGGAAGACCGAAAAGACCTTTGCGGACATAATTTGA
- a CDS encoding polysaccharide biosynthesis tyrosine autokinase gives MNFWYLIKVIKARKWIIVGIVAVTLLVIAAAAPKPKVVYEGTALVSPTAQVMQGGNTTTANDNDRVAAPDRGVILSNLIILAQSYEVYQGALDFLADSIEDQKQTITESMGAETANKMPYRQVTRVEQTRGKLLQFKDWQDILEVTPVQNPSIGQNGTTTDIIRVVVRMPNGTDAPYLANAVAQSFAKSYQEKSREDVRKYAKFLESSRQEAKASLQKLHLKIADYKSSHNVLSVDAETQSSIGSLANLEAVRDNASSEVREAEAALRDIDAQLKVQPLVSQQSLPSEMNPKVQKLQDELAQAESDLRLIAQRYKPAHDVYKAAQARVISLKGQIAREGSSYSQPAINEIHKELMRKRSDAQYSLATAKAKLASTNASLAAARGNVDRLAKAEPELAELMTEYNQAENTFKMLSDKYDQALVAEKESTRTGSIIPFSWSVEATGPFKQGPSRKVLVVYGFILSLVLGIVTVIWLDSIDTRMRNAADVEKLLELPVIGLTPKLTGRDGMLPKLTHMYPISPMAESYKILRTNILFELRDSPFKTLMVATGRPGQGGTTTICNLAIALAQIGKRIILIDADMRRPSLHKFFNVPNEAGLSTLLQGKDNLTDAFQQTEVENLIVVPAGPQPLNPSELLGSDRMQDLVKRLEEHCDLVLFDTPSAIVFSDGPMLASWVDAVVMVVSANMVPRGTETQTRDLLRRAKANILGVVVNRLAPENIDSCYFYSHYYASSAIVPPDTALESGNGKKDVDALPEATSAKVSGEGGRPDKQADSQENPFPD, from the coding sequence ATGAACTTTTGGTACCTAATCAAAGTTATAAAGGCACGCAAGTGGATCATAGTCGGCATTGTAGCGGTTACTCTTTTGGTAATTGCGGCTGCAGCGCCAAAGCCAAAGGTTGTGTATGAAGGCACGGCTCTGGTGTCGCCTACAGCACAGGTAATGCAGGGTGGCAATACGACCACAGCCAATGATAATGACCGCGTGGCCGCTCCCGATCGGGGTGTCATACTAAGCAATTTGATAATACTAGCTCAAAGCTATGAAGTATATCAGGGTGCACTCGACTTTCTGGCCGATTCGATTGAGGATCAGAAGCAAACGATAACTGAGAGTATGGGTGCTGAAACTGCGAATAAGATGCCGTATAGGCAGGTAACTCGTGTTGAACAGACTCGAGGCAAGCTGCTGCAATTCAAGGACTGGCAGGATATCCTAGAGGTTACTCCGGTACAAAATCCGAGTATAGGTCAAAACGGTACCACCACTGATATAATTCGAGTGGTTGTTAGAATGCCCAATGGCACAGACGCTCCATATTTAGCTAATGCGGTTGCCCAGTCATTTGCGAAATCATATCAGGAAAAGAGCCGCGAGGACGTTCGCAAATACGCAAAGTTTCTCGAGTCCAGCAGGCAGGAGGCGAAGGCCAGCCTACAGAAACTGCATCTCAAAATAGCGGACTATAAGAGTTCTCATAATGTTCTTTCGGTAGATGCCGAAACGCAGTCTTCGATCGGCTCACTGGCAAATCTTGAGGCGGTGCGGGACAATGCTTCTTCTGAAGTCAGGGAAGCCGAAGCGGCTTTGCGCGACATTGACGCTCAACTAAAGGTCCAGCCTCTTGTATCGCAACAGTCTCTACCGTCTGAGATGAACCCCAAGGTGCAAAAGCTTCAGGATGAGCTTGCTCAGGCCGAGTCTGATCTTAGGCTGATTGCGCAACGCTATAAGCCGGCACATGATGTATACAAAGCCGCTCAGGCACGTGTTATATCTTTGAAAGGTCAGATTGCTCGTGAAGGGAGCAGCTACTCTCAGCCTGCAATCAACGAAATACATAAGGAGCTGATGCGCAAGCGTTCTGATGCTCAGTATTCTCTTGCGACTGCCAAGGCGAAACTTGCTTCGACTAATGCGAGTCTTGCCGCTGCGAGAGGCAATGTAGATCGTCTTGCCAAGGCGGAGCCGGAGCTTGCCGAGTTGATGACTGAGTACAATCAGGCTGAGAACACGTTCAAGATGCTCTCGGACAAGTATGATCAGGCGCTTGTGGCGGAAAAGGAATCCACAAGGACTGGTTCAATTATTCCATTTAGTTGGTCTGTGGAGGCTACCGGTCCTTTCAAGCAGGGTCCTTCGCGGAAAGTCCTTGTCGTATATGGTTTCATTCTCTCGCTGGTTCTTGGCATAGTAACGGTTATCTGGCTCGACTCGATAGATACACGCATGCGAAATGCAGCGGATGTCGAGAAGCTGCTTGAGCTGCCTGTGATCGGCTTGACACCCAAACTGACCGGCCGCGACGGCATGCTGCCGAAGCTCACTCATATGTATCCTATTTCGCCAATGGCGGAGTCATATAAGATATTGAGGACCAACATCCTATTTGAGTTGAGGGACTCGCCGTTCAAGACGTTGATGGTTGCGACAGGCCGTCCGGGTCAAGGCGGCACGACGACAATTTGTAATTTGGCCATAGCTCTTGCGCAGATTGGCAAGCGTATAATTTTGATCGATGCCGATATGCGCCGTCCGAGCCTTCACAAGTTCTTTAATGTTCCCAATGAGGCCGGCTTGAGCACTTTGTTACAGGGCAAGGATAATCTGACCGATGCTTTCCAACAGACCGAAGTCGAGAACCTGATAGTGGTCCCGGCGGGTCCGCAGCCTCTGAACCCGTCTGAACTGCTTGGTTCCGACAGGATGCAGGATTTGGTAAAGCGTCTCGAGGAGCACTGCGATCTGGTGCTTTTTGACACTCCCAGCGCGATAGTATTCAGTGATGGGCCGATGCTCGCAAGTTGGGTCGATGCGGTTGTGATGGTAGTATCGGCGAACATGGTTCCTCGTGGGACTGAGACCCAGACTCGCGATCTGCTGCGCAGGGCAAAGGCAAATATTCTCGGTGTGGTAGTCAATCGTTTGGCTCCTGAGAATATCGACAGTTGTTATTTCTATTCACACTATTACGCGAGTTCTGCAATTGTGCCGCCGGATACCGCGCTTGAGTCCGGCAACGGCAAAAAAGACGTGGATGCGCTTCCTGAAGCAACTTCTGCAAAAGTGTCTGGCGAAGGTGGTAGACCTGATAAGCAAGCGGACAGCCAGGAGAATCCTTTCCCGGACTAG